The Pararge aegeria chromosome 8, ilParAegt1.1, whole genome shotgun sequence genome window below encodes:
- the LOC120625948 gene encoding cryptochrome-1 produces MTKAASVIHWFRLDLRLHDNLALRNAINEAENRKQTLRPIYLLDPDLKNKVGKNRLRFLIQSLRDLDANLRKINTRLFIIKGNVECLPQLFEKWQVKFITLQVDIDAELVQQDEVIEQICEEKDIFMVKRVQHTVYDFNTVLKNNNGNVPLTYQKFLSLVANTQVKDSIEITKEISNDCKAPDFDSTENDITILEDLGFSEADLNECKYPGGETEGLKRLNLYMAKKQWVCNFEKPNTSPNSIEPSTTVLSPYISHGCLSSKLFYHKLKQVESGMKHSSPPVSLLGQLMWREFYYTAGAGTKNFDKMVGNSVCTQIPWKKNEEYLKAWAEGRTGYPFVDAIMRQLKQEGWIHHLARHMVACFLTRGDLWVSWEEGAKVFEDYLLDYDWSLNAGNWMWLSASAFFYKYYRVYSPVAFGKKTDKEGLYIKKYVPELKKYPSEYIYEPWKAPKSVQTAAGCVIGENYPKRIVDHDKVHKDNIQRMNAAYKLSKEKKALKRKR; encoded by the exons ATGACTAAAGCAGCTTCAGTTATCCATTGGTTTCGTCTTGATTTGCGCTTACACGATAATCTAGCATTGCGCAATGCAATAAATGAA GCAGAAAATCGTAAACAGACTTTGAGGCCGATTTATCTTTTAGAtccagatttaaaaaataaagttggcaAGAACCGGCTTCGGTTTCTCATTCAGAGCTTACGAGATCTTGATGCTAATTTACGTAAAATAAACACAcgattgtttatcataaaagGAAATGTAGAATGTCTGCCACAACTATTCGAGAAATGGCAGGTAAAGTTCATAACCTTGCAAGTTGATATTGACGCTGAATTGGTTCAACAAGATGAAGTCATTGAGCAGATATGCGAagaaaaagatatatttatggTCAAAAGAGTCCAGCACACTGTATACGATTTTAATACTGTCTTAAAGAACAACAATGGCAATGTTCCATTGACTTATCAAAAATTTCTTTCATTAGTAGCAAATACCCAAGTAAAAGACAGTATAGAAATTACTAAAGAGATTTCCAACGATTGTAAAGCACCAGATTTTGATTCAACAGAGAATGATATAACTATACTTGAGGATTTAGGTTTTAGTGAAGCAGATCTAAACGAATGTAAGTATCCTGGAGGCGAGACAGAAGGTTTGAAGAGACTTAACCTATATATGGCTAAAAAACAATGGGTTTGCAATTTTGAGAAGCCTAATACATCACCAAACAGTATAGAACCAAGTACAACAGTATTAAGTCCATACATTAGTCATGGGTGTCTGTCTTCAaagttattttatcataaacTAAAGCAAGTAGAAAGTGGAATGAAACACTCATCCCCACCAGTTTCACTGTTAGGTCAACTTATGTGGAGAGAATTTTACTACACAGCTGGTGCAGGCACTAAGAATTTTGACAAGATGGTTGGGAATTCTGTATGCACACAAATACCTTGGAAAAAGAATGAGGAATACTTAAAAGCTTGGGCAGAAGGTAGGACTGGGTATCCTTTTGTGGATGCTATAATGAGGCAGCTGAAACAAGAAGGCTGGATCCATCATTTAGCTCGCCACATGGTTGCTTGTTTTCTAACAAGAGGAGACTTATGGGTTTCCTGGGAAGAGGGTGCTAAGGTATTTGAAGACTACCTCCTTGACTATGATTGGTCATTAAATGCAGGAAACTGGATGTGGCTCTCGGCTTCTGCATTTTTCTATAAGTATTACAGAGTATACAGTCCAGTTGCATTTGGTAAAAAAACTGATAAAGAAggactttatataaaaaaatatgtacctgAACTAAAAAAGTACCCTAGCGAGTATATATATGAGCCTTGGAAGGCTCCTAAATCAGTGCAAACGGCTGCAGGTTGTGTTATAGGCGAGAATTATCCGAAAAGAATTGTTGATCATGATAAAGTACACAAGGACAATATACAGAGGATGAATGCTGCTTATAAACTTAGTAAGGAGAAAAAAGCATTGAAACGTAAAAGATAA